A genomic stretch from Mycobacterium cookii includes:
- a CDS encoding A24 family peptidase, translating to MRIAAALVWMITLSAYDVRHRRLPNWLTLPGFAVVLLIASASGRGAAAALGAAALSTVYLLVHLASPTAMGGGDVKLALGLGALTGCFGADVWLLAALGAPLLTAAAAVVAVLRRSGPSVPHGPSMCLACVVAVGLAVLP from the coding sequence ATGCGGATCGCGGCTGCGCTGGTGTGGATGATCACGCTCAGCGCCTACGACGTCCGCCACCGCCGATTGCCCAACTGGCTCACTCTCCCGGGGTTCGCGGTGGTCCTGCTCATTGCCAGTGCCTCGGGTCGTGGTGCGGCCGCAGCACTGGGCGCCGCGGCGCTGAGCACCGTCTACCTGCTGGTGCACCTGGCGTCGCCGACCGCGATGGGTGGCGGTGATGTGAAGCTCGCGCTCGGCCTGGGCGCTCTGACCGGTTGCTTCGGCGCCGACGTGTGGCTGCTGGCAGCGCTCGGCGCCCCGCTGCTGACGGCGGCCGCGGCCGTGGTCGCGGTGCTGCGCCGCTCGGGGCCGTCGGTTCCGCACGGCCCGTCGATGTGTCTGGCCTGCGTCGTCGCGGTGGGGTTGGCGGTATTGCCATGA
- a CDS encoding shikimate dehydrogenase, which translates to MPGSRAPRKAAVLGSPIAHSRSPQLHLAAYRALGLIDWTYERIECGADELPGVVGAFGPEWVGVSVTMPGKFAALQFADEHTDRAGLVGSANTLLRTPDGWQADNTDIDGVAGALGAVTGAAVVSGSGGTAPAAIVALAGLGVTDITIAARNPDKAAGLIELAGQVGAAARFCDLNGDAVGDAVAAAGVLVSTLPADVAAAYTEAFAGAPILLDAIYDPWPTPLAVAVEAAGGRVISGLQMLLHQAFAQVEQFTGLPAPRAAMAAALQ; encoded by the coding sequence GTGCCAGGTAGTCGGGCGCCCAGAAAAGCAGCTGTCCTGGGCTCGCCGATCGCCCATTCGCGCTCTCCGCAGCTGCATCTGGCTGCCTACCGGGCGCTGGGCCTGATCGACTGGACCTACGAGCGCATCGAATGCGGCGCCGACGAATTGCCCGGCGTGGTCGGTGCTTTCGGGCCGGAATGGGTCGGCGTGTCGGTCACGATGCCGGGCAAATTCGCCGCGCTGCAATTCGCCGACGAACACACCGACCGGGCCGGGCTGGTGGGGTCGGCCAACACGCTGCTGCGAACACCGGACGGTTGGCAGGCCGACAACACCGACATCGACGGAGTCGCGGGCGCCCTGGGTGCAGTGACCGGCGCGGCAGTGGTGTCGGGATCCGGCGGCACCGCGCCGGCGGCAATCGTCGCTCTGGCCGGACTGGGCGTCACCGATATCACCATTGCCGCGCGCAACCCGGACAAGGCCGCCGGTCTGATCGAGCTGGCCGGCCAGGTCGGCGCCGCGGCCCGGTTCTGCGATCTCAACGGTGACGCGGTGGGCGATGCCGTCGCTGCGGCGGGTGTACTGGTCAGCACGCTGCCCGCCGATGTTGCCGCGGCGTACACCGAGGCCTTCGCCGGCGCGCCGATTCTGCTGGACGCGATCTACGACCCGTGGCCGACACCACTGGCCGTGGCGGTCGAGGCGGCCGGCGGAAGGGTGATCAGCGGGCTGCAGATGCTGCTGCACCAGGCCTTCGCCCAAGTCGAACAATTCACAGGGCTACCGGCTCCGCGAGCGGCGATGGCGGCCGCGCTGCAATAG
- the ruvX gene encoding Holliday junction resolvase RuvX, with protein sequence MESSHRLPDRPGGDDPGPGRRLGVDVGTVRIGVASSDPDGILATPVETVRRERSGKHLRRLAELVAESNIVEVVVGLPRTLADRTGPSALDAIELAEALAGRIAPVPVRLADERLTTVSAQRSLRQAGIRAKGQRRVIDQAAAVAILQGWLDERRAKLPGEVNGV encoded by the coding sequence GTGGAGTCGTCGCACCGCCTCCCGGACCGGCCCGGAGGAGACGATCCGGGACCCGGGCGGCGGCTGGGCGTCGACGTCGGCACCGTGCGTATCGGGGTGGCGAGCAGCGACCCGGACGGCATTCTGGCCACCCCGGTCGAGACGGTCCGCCGCGAACGGTCCGGCAAGCATCTGCGACGACTGGCCGAACTGGTGGCGGAATCGAACATCGTCGAAGTGGTCGTCGGCCTGCCCCGCACCCTGGCCGACCGCACCGGCCCGTCAGCCCTGGACGCGATCGAACTGGCCGAAGCGCTGGCCGGCCGGATCGCGCCGGTTCCGGTGCGGCTGGCCGACGAGCGGCTGACCACCGTCAGTGCGCAGCGCTCGCTGCGGCAGGCCGGTATCCGGGCCAAGGGCCAGCGTAGGGTCATCGACCAGGCGGCGGCGGTGGCGATCTTGCAGGGATGGCTCGACGAACGCCGTGCCAAGCTGCCCGGGGAGGTCAACGGTGTCTGA
- the mltG gene encoding endolytic transglycosylase MltG: MSDGRERVRRVRPRPEQRAAPVAVGPSRRTHSRAERLRAERGRRRKRMIRAFAVGFLVAVVLAVVFVGSKMWHSLGSQNDYAGDGKKDLVVQVHAGDSTTAIGETLHKQDVVKTVKAFLEAAHGDAAISAIQPGYYRLRTEIPADSAVKRLADPQNRVGKVVIPEGRQLDDTTDVKTNDTTPGIFTMISKASCVELDGDKRCIAAADLRTAAEKTPLASLSVPTWAVGAATAMGEDHRRLEGLIAPGTFNVNPSADPQTILESLISASTEQYVKSGLLDTATAMNMSPYNVLVVASLVQREAKPQDFAKVARVIYNRLAEHRKLEFDSTVNYPLDRREVATTDGDRGQTTPWNTYVSEGLPATPICSPGVDALKAAEHPDDGDWLYFVTIDAQGTTLFTRDYQQHLANIELAKRNGVLDSAR; the protein is encoded by the coding sequence GTGTCTGACGGCCGGGAGCGCGTACGTCGCGTGCGGCCGCGACCAGAGCAACGCGCGGCGCCTGTCGCGGTCGGGCCGTCGCGGCGGACACATTCGCGCGCCGAGCGGCTGCGCGCCGAGCGGGGCCGTCGGCGTAAGCGGATGATCCGGGCGTTCGCCGTCGGCTTCCTCGTCGCCGTGGTTCTGGCCGTGGTGTTCGTCGGCTCGAAGATGTGGCACAGCCTGGGCTCGCAGAACGACTACGCCGGCGACGGCAAGAAGGACTTGGTGGTCCAGGTGCACGCCGGCGACTCGACCACGGCGATCGGCGAGACGTTGCACAAGCAGGACGTCGTCAAGACCGTCAAGGCGTTCCTCGAGGCCGCCCATGGCGACGCTGCGATCTCGGCGATCCAGCCCGGCTATTACCGATTGCGCACCGAGATTCCCGCCGATTCGGCGGTGAAGCGGCTCGCTGACCCGCAGAACCGGGTCGGCAAGGTGGTGATCCCGGAAGGTCGGCAGCTCGACGACACCACCGACGTCAAGACCAACGACACCACTCCCGGCATCTTCACCATGATCTCCAAGGCCAGCTGCGTGGAATTGGACGGCGACAAGCGCTGCATCGCCGCGGCCGATCTGCGCACCGCGGCCGAAAAGACGCCGCTGGCGTCGCTTTCCGTGCCGACCTGGGCGGTCGGCGCGGCGACCGCGATGGGTGAGGATCACCGCCGGCTCGAAGGCCTGATCGCGCCCGGAACATTCAACGTCAACCCCTCGGCGGACCCGCAGACGATTCTGGAATCGCTGATCAGCGCCAGCACCGAGCAGTACGTGAAGTCGGGCCTGCTGGACACCGCGACGGCGATGAACATGTCGCCGTACAACGTCCTGGTGGTCGCGTCGCTGGTGCAGCGGGAGGCCAAGCCGCAGGACTTCGCCAAGGTGGCGCGGGTCATCTACAACCGGTTGGCCGAGCACCGAAAGCTGGAGTTCGACTCGACGGTCAACTACCCGCTGGACCGTCGCGAGGTGGCCACCACCGACGGCGACCGCGGGCAGACGACGCCGTGGAACACCTACGTGTCCGAAGGCCTGCCCGCGACGCCGATCTGCTCGCCGGGTGTCGATGCGCTGAAAGCCGCCGAGCATCCCGACGACGGCGACTGGCTGTACTTCGTCACCATCGACGCGCAGGGTACGACGCTGTTCACCCGCGACTATCAGCAGCATCTGGCGAACATCGAGTTGGCCAAGCGCAACGGTGTCCTTGATAGTGCCAGGTAG